One Molothrus ater isolate BHLD 08-10-18 breed brown headed cowbird unplaced genomic scaffold, BPBGC_Mater_1.1 matUn_MA579, whole genome shotgun sequence genomic window carries:
- the LOC118701318 gene encoding olfactory receptor 14J1-like has protein sequence MSNSSSIRHFLLLALADTRQLQLLHFCLLLGISLAALLGNGLIISAVACGHHLHTPMFFFLLNLALSDLGSICTTVPKAMHNSLRDTSTISYSACAAQAFFFLFFITTEFSLLTIMCYDRYVSICKPLHYGTLLGSRACAHTAAAAWASAFLNALLHTANTFSLPLCHGNALGQFFCEVPQILKLSCSHSTFRKIWISLLGVCFGLGCFVFIVFSYVQIFRAVLRIPSEQGRHKAFSTCLPHLAVVSLFVSTGIFSYLKPPSISSPSLDLTLSVLYSVVPPALNPLIYSLRNQELKAAVCKMMTGRFLKH, from the coding sequence atgtccaacagcagctccatcaggcacttcctcctgctggcattggcagacacgcggcagctgcagctcctgcacttctgcctcttgctgggcatctccctggctgccctcctgggcaacggcctcatcatcagcgccgtagcctgcggccaccacctgcacacgcccatgttcttcttcctgctcaacctggccctcagcgacctgggctccatctgcaccactgtccccaaagccatgcacaattccctccGGGACACCAGCACCATCTCCTACTCAGCATGTGCTGCACaggctttcttctttcttttctttatcaCAACAGAGTTTTCCCtcctgaccatcatgtgctacgaccgctacgtgtccatctgcaaacccctgcactacgggaccctcctgggcagcagagcttgtgcccacacggcagcagctgcctgggccagtgcctttctcaatgctctgctgcacacagccaatacattttccctgcccctgtgccatggcaatgccctgggaCAGTTCTTCTGTGAGGTTCCCcagatcctcaagctctcctgctcacactccACCTTCAGAAAAATTTGGATTTCATTGCTTGGTGTCTGTTTcggtttgggttgttttgtgttcattgttttctcctacgtgcagatcttcagggctgtgctgaggatcccctctgagcagggacggcacaaagccttttccacctgcctccctcacctggccgTGGTCTCCCTCTTTGTCAGCACTGGCATATTTTCCTacctgaagcccccctccatctcttccccatccctggatctgaCACTCTCAGTTCTGTACtcagtggtgcctccagccctgaaccccctcatctacagcctgaggaaccaggagctcaaggctgcagtgtgcaAAATGATGACTGGACGATTTCTGAAACATTAA